GAAGAGGCGCTAGAATGCTTGGTATTAGCTAGGGAGTTTTTACCTAAAGCGCGTTTGATGATAGCAGGTGGGCGCGAAGTGGTCTTTAAAGATTCACAAAAAGAAATCTTTGATTGTGGCGTGCAGGCGATCGTCTTGGGAGATTATTTGACCACTAAGGGCGATGCCCCTACTAAGGATCTTGAAATGCTGAAGGAGTGCGGTCTACAAATCGCCACCACCTGCCATTAATGTCCAAGTTTCGCCTTTTGCTAGCGCGTGCCTTTGGGCGCGCACGCGCCCTATTTTATTATTGCCTTCACCTCTATAAGTCCAAATTCGAGTCCCATTTTGATGAACTTGCTAGGATTTTCTATTACGCCTCTTCTTTAAGTTTTTATACCATTCTCTCCCTCTCTCCGGTGTTGCTTTTCATCGCCTTGATCTTTGTTAGTCCCTTTTCAAAAACCTTTGAAGTGGAAACTTTTTTCTTGCCCAATAGTCCGGATTTTATGAAAATTGGGGATCTTTTCTTGAAATCTTTTATGCGCAATAACCGCACGCTAGGGATTATAGAAATTGCTTTCATTGCGCTAGCTTTTTTCTTATTTTGTGAAAACTACCGCTATATTGCCTCCCAAATTCTCAACGCCCCTCCTAGAAAATACATCCATTTAGGGCGTGTTAAAATTTTTCTGTTTTGGGGGTTGGGAACGGGTCTTGTGCTAGTGATCGCGCTCTTAATGCTCATTGTGGCTCATATTTATATCCACCGCAATATCCACAACCCTTACTTATTGGCCCTGTTGCGATGGATAACTCTCTATGTCTATTTTTTACTCCTTTTTTTCCTCCCCACTCAAAAAGTTTTTAAACACAAATGGCATCTATTGGTGTGGAGTGGGGGCACTAGTCTTTGTTGGACATTGATGAAGTGGGGCTTTGTTTACTACATTCTCTACAACCGCACTTACCACGAGTTATATGGATCGATTTCTATTTTGTGGTTTTTTATGTCCTATATCTATATCTCTTGGCTGGTACTCTTGTTAGGGCTTTATGGTGTGCAGCTGTGCAGTCATTCAACCTAGCGTGCTATACTTCAAGTCTATTTCAACTGAAAGGGGTTTTAATGATTAAGGGTTTTGCGATGCTTGGCATTGGTAAGGTGGGTATTATTGAAAAAGAGCATTTAGAGTGCGTGGTGCCCGTGCGTCAAAAATTAGAATGTGGTCCGCATGATGCCCTTGTGCGTCCGATTGCAGTCGCGCCCTGCACTTCAGACCTACACACCTGCTATGAGGGGGGGATTGGAGAGCGCACAGACATGTTTTTAGGGCATGAGGGAGTGGGGGAAGTTGTAGAAGTGGGGAATTTAGTCAAGGATT
This portion of the Helicobacter felis ATCC 49179 genome encodes:
- a CDS encoding YihY family inner membrane protein, whose product is MLARAFGRARALFYYCLHLYKSKFESHFDELARIFYYASSLSFYTILSLSPVLLFIALIFVSPFSKTFEVETFFLPNSPDFMKIGDLFLKSFMRNNRTLGIIEIAFIALAFFLFCENYRYIASQILNAPPRKYIHLGRVKIFLFWGLGTGLVLVIALLMLIVAHIYIHRNIHNPYLLALLRWITLYVYFLLLFFLPTQKVFKHKWHLLVWSGGTSLCWTLMKWGFVYYILYNRTYHELYGSISILWFFMSYIYISWLVLLLGLYGVQLCSHST